In one Rhinopithecus roxellana isolate Shanxi Qingling chromosome 1, ASM756505v1, whole genome shotgun sequence genomic region, the following are encoded:
- the IL17RE gene encoding interleukin-17 receptor E isoform X1, with protein MGSFRPAALLLPLLLVVIDLSDSAGIGCPHLPHWNTRCPLASHMRKPLPSRRLSEKSHHISIPSPDISHKGLRSKRTQPSDPEAWESLPRLDSQRHGGPEFSFDLLPEARAIRVNIPSGPEVSVRLCHQWALECEELSSPYDIQKIVSGGHTVELPYEFLLPCLCIEASYLQEDTVRRKKCPFQSWPEAYGSDFWKSVHFTDYSQHTQMVMALTLRCPLKLEAALCQKQDWHTLCKDLPNATAQESDGWYVLEKVDLHPQLCFKFSFGNSSHVECPHQTGSLTSWNVSMDTQAQQLILHFSSRMHATFSAAWSRPGLGQDTLVPPVYTVSQARGSSPVTLDLIIPFLRPGHCVLVWRSDVQFAWKHLLCPDVSYRRLGLLILTLLALLTLLGVVLALICRRPQSGPGPARPVLLLHAADSEAQRRLVGALAELLRAALGDGRDVIVDLWEGRHVARVGPLPWLWAARARVAREQGTVLLLWSSACLRPARGPDPRATPLLALLHAAPRPLLLAYFSRLCTKGDIPPPLRALPRYRLLRDLPRLLRALDAQPSAEATSWGRLGARQRRRSRLELCSLLEREAARLDLG; from the exons AGGAAGCCGCTGCCTAGTCGTCGCCTGTCTGAGAAGAGCCATCACATTTCCATCCCCTCCCCAGACATCTCCCACAAGGGACTTCGCTCTAAAAGGACCCAACCTTCGGATCCAGAAGCATGGGAAAGTCTTCCCAGATTGGACTCTCAAAGGCATGGAG GGCCCGAGTTCTCCTTTGATTTGCTGCCTGAGGCCCGGGCTATTCGGGTGAACATACCTTCAGGCCCTGAGGTCAGTGTGCGTCTTTGTCACCAGTGGGCACTGGAGTGTGAGGAGCTGAGCAGTCCCTATGATATCCAG AAAATTGTGTCTGGGGGCCACACTGTAGAGCTGCCTTATGAATTCCTTCTGCCCTGTCTGTGCATAGAG GCATCCTACCTGCAAGAGGACACTGTGAGGCGCAAAAAATGTCCCTTCCAGAGCTGGCCGGAAGCCT ATGGCTCAGACTTCTGGAAGTCAGTGCACTTCACTGACTACAGCCAGCACACTCAGATGGTCATGGCCCTGACACTCCGCTGCCCACTGAAGCTGGAAGCTGCCCTCTGCCAGAAGCAAGACTGGCATACCCTTTGCAAAGACCTCCCAAATGCCACGGCTCAAGAGTCAGACGGG TGGTATGTTTTGGAGAAGGTGGATCTGCACCCCCAGCTCTGCTTCAAG TTCTCTTTTGGAAACAGCAGCCATGTTGAATGCCCCCACCAGACTG GGTCTCTCACATCCTGGAATGTGAGCATGGATACCCAGGCCCAGCAGCTGATTCTTCACTTCTCCTCAAGAATGCATGCCACCTTCAGTGCTGCCTGGAGCCGCCCAGGCTTGGGGCAGGACACTTTGGTGCCCCCTGTGTACACTGTCAGCCAG GCCCGGGGCTCAAGCCCAGTGACACTAGACCTCATCATTCCCTTCCTGAGGCCAGGGCACTGTGTCCTG GTGTGGCGGTCAGATGTCCAGTTTGCCTGGAAGCACCTCTTGTGTCCAGATG TCTCTTACAGACGCCTGGGGCTCTTGATCCTGACACTGCTGGCCCTCCTTACCCTACTGGGTGTTGTTCTGGCCCTCATCTGTCGGCGCCCACAGTCAG GCCCGGGCCCAGCGCGGCCAGTGCTCCTCCTGCACGCTGCGGACTCGGAGGCGCAGCGGCGCCTGGTGGGAGCGCTGGCTGAACTGCTGAGGGCAGCGCTGGGGGACGGGCGCGACGTGATCGTGGACCTGTGGGAGGGGAGGCACGTGGCGCGCGTGGGCCCGCTGCCGTGGCTCTGGGCCGCGCGGGCGCGCGTAGCGCGGGAGCAGGGCACGGTGCTGCTGCTGTGGAGCAGCGCCTGCCTTCGCCCGGCCCGCGGCCCCGACCCCCGCGCCACGCCCCTGCTCGCCCTGCTCCACGCTGCCCCGCGCCCGCTGCTGCTCGCTTACTTCAGTCGCCTCTGCACCAAGGGCGACATCCCCCCGCCGCTGCGCGCCCTGCCTCGCTACCGCCTGTTGCGCGACCTGCCGCGCCTGCTGCGGGCGCTGGACGCGCAGCCTTCCGCAGAGGCCACCAGCTGGGGCCGCCTCGGTGCGCGGCAGCGCAGGCGGAGCCGCCTAGAGCTGTGCAGCCTGCTGGAACGAGAGGCCGCCCGACTAGACCTAGGTTGA
- the IL17RE gene encoding interleukin-17 receptor E isoform X2: MTVSLRKPLPSRRLSEKSHHISIPSPDISHKGLRSKRTQPSDPEAWESLPRLDSQRHGGPEFSFDLLPEARAIRVNIPSGPEVSVRLCHQWALECEELSSPYDIQKIVSGGHTVELPYEFLLPCLCIEASYLQEDTVRRKKCPFQSWPEAYGSDFWKSVHFTDYSQHTQMVMALTLRCPLKLEAALCQKQDWHTLCKDLPNATAQESDGWYVLEKVDLHPQLCFKFSFGNSSHVECPHQTGSLTSWNVSMDTQAQQLILHFSSRMHATFSAAWSRPGLGQDTLVPPVYTVSQARGSSPVTLDLIIPFLRPGHCVLVWRSDVQFAWKHLLCPDVSYRRLGLLILTLLALLTLLGVVLALICRRPQSGPGPARPVLLLHAADSEAQRRLVGALAELLRAALGDGRDVIVDLWEGRHVARVGPLPWLWAARARVAREQGTVLLLWSSACLRPARGPDPRATPLLALLHAAPRPLLLAYFSRLCTKGDIPPPLRALPRYRLLRDLPRLLRALDAQPSAEATSWGRLGARQRRRSRLELCSLLEREAARLDLG, translated from the exons AGGAAGCCGCTGCCTAGTCGTCGCCTGTCTGAGAAGAGCCATCACATTTCCATCCCCTCCCCAGACATCTCCCACAAGGGACTTCGCTCTAAAAGGACCCAACCTTCGGATCCAGAAGCATGGGAAAGTCTTCCCAGATTGGACTCTCAAAGGCATGGAG GGCCCGAGTTCTCCTTTGATTTGCTGCCTGAGGCCCGGGCTATTCGGGTGAACATACCTTCAGGCCCTGAGGTCAGTGTGCGTCTTTGTCACCAGTGGGCACTGGAGTGTGAGGAGCTGAGCAGTCCCTATGATATCCAG AAAATTGTGTCTGGGGGCCACACTGTAGAGCTGCCTTATGAATTCCTTCTGCCCTGTCTGTGCATAGAG GCATCCTACCTGCAAGAGGACACTGTGAGGCGCAAAAAATGTCCCTTCCAGAGCTGGCCGGAAGCCT ATGGCTCAGACTTCTGGAAGTCAGTGCACTTCACTGACTACAGCCAGCACACTCAGATGGTCATGGCCCTGACACTCCGCTGCCCACTGAAGCTGGAAGCTGCCCTCTGCCAGAAGCAAGACTGGCATACCCTTTGCAAAGACCTCCCAAATGCCACGGCTCAAGAGTCAGACGGG TGGTATGTTTTGGAGAAGGTGGATCTGCACCCCCAGCTCTGCTTCAAG TTCTCTTTTGGAAACAGCAGCCATGTTGAATGCCCCCACCAGACTG GGTCTCTCACATCCTGGAATGTGAGCATGGATACCCAGGCCCAGCAGCTGATTCTTCACTTCTCCTCAAGAATGCATGCCACCTTCAGTGCTGCCTGGAGCCGCCCAGGCTTGGGGCAGGACACTTTGGTGCCCCCTGTGTACACTGTCAGCCAG GCCCGGGGCTCAAGCCCAGTGACACTAGACCTCATCATTCCCTTCCTGAGGCCAGGGCACTGTGTCCTG GTGTGGCGGTCAGATGTCCAGTTTGCCTGGAAGCACCTCTTGTGTCCAGATG TCTCTTACAGACGCCTGGGGCTCTTGATCCTGACACTGCTGGCCCTCCTTACCCTACTGGGTGTTGTTCTGGCCCTCATCTGTCGGCGCCCACAGTCAG GCCCGGGCCCAGCGCGGCCAGTGCTCCTCCTGCACGCTGCGGACTCGGAGGCGCAGCGGCGCCTGGTGGGAGCGCTGGCTGAACTGCTGAGGGCAGCGCTGGGGGACGGGCGCGACGTGATCGTGGACCTGTGGGAGGGGAGGCACGTGGCGCGCGTGGGCCCGCTGCCGTGGCTCTGGGCCGCGCGGGCGCGCGTAGCGCGGGAGCAGGGCACGGTGCTGCTGCTGTGGAGCAGCGCCTGCCTTCGCCCGGCCCGCGGCCCCGACCCCCGCGCCACGCCCCTGCTCGCCCTGCTCCACGCTGCCCCGCGCCCGCTGCTGCTCGCTTACTTCAGTCGCCTCTGCACCAAGGGCGACATCCCCCCGCCGCTGCGCGCCCTGCCTCGCTACCGCCTGTTGCGCGACCTGCCGCGCCTGCTGCGGGCGCTGGACGCGCAGCCTTCCGCAGAGGCCACCAGCTGGGGCCGCCTCGGTGCGCGGCAGCGCAGGCGGAGCCGCCTAGAGCTGTGCAGCCTGCTGGAACGAGAGGCCGCCCGACTAGACCTAGGTTGA